Proteins encoded by one window of Arachis hypogaea cultivar Tifrunner chromosome 1, arahy.Tifrunner.gnm2.J5K5, whole genome shotgun sequence:
- the LOC112741797 gene encoding uncharacterized protein, with amino-acid sequence MVKPYRKDWSTRLGNALWTYRTAYKTLIGMSPFWLVYDNACHLSVEIEHKAYWAIKECNMRLQKAGVERKQQLEDLECLRLEAYDNTRIYKERTKAVYDRHIKRIEF; translated from the coding sequence ATGGTAAAGCCctataggaaagattggagcactAGATTAGGGAATGCCTTGTGGACCTACCGAACTGCCTATAAGACTCTAATAGGCATGAGTCCCTTCTGGTTGGTCTATGACAATGCTTGTCATCTCTCGGTTGAGATAGAgcacaaagcctattgggcaattaaggagtgcaacatgaggTTGCAAAAGGCAGGTGTAGAAAGGAAGCAACAATTGGAAGATTTAGAGTGTTTGAGGTTGGAGGCTTACGATAATACCCGCATATACAAAGAAAGAACTAAAGCAGTGTATGATCGGCATATCAAGAGGATAGAATTCTGA
- the LOC112741720 gene encoding uncharacterized protein, translating into MGLQKAGVERKQQLEDLECLRLEAYDNTRIYKERTKAVYDRHIKRMEFRVGYLVLLYNSRLSLLSRKFRSRWDGLYIVDKVDPYRVVHLRHLKLYHHTNPKSDKGVKIFFLKDPLGACK; encoded by the coding sequence atggggttGCAAAAGGCAGGTGTAGAAAGGAAGCAACAATTGGAAGATTTAGAGTGTTTGAGGTTGGAGGCTTACGATAATACCCGCATATACAAAGAAAGAACTAAAGCGGTGTATGATCGGCATATCAAGAGGATGGAATTCCGAGTGGGATATTTGGTGCTACTATACAACTCAAGGTTGAGTTTGCTATCCAGAAAGTTCAGATCAAGATGGGATGGTCTGTATATTGTTGATAAAGTTGATCCTTATAGAGTTGTTCACTTACGTCATCTCAAGTTATACCATCATACCAATCCCAAGAGTGACAAGGGGGTGAAAATTTTCTTCTTGAAGGATCCGCTCGGAGCTTGCAAATGA